A single Microbacterium protaetiae DNA region contains:
- the rpsT gene encoding 30S ribosomal protein S20, which translates to MANIKSQIKRNKTNEKARERNKAVKSELKTSVRRTREAVAAGDKAAAEKALAHASKKLDKAVSKGVIHSNQAANRKSAIAKQVAAL; encoded by the coding sequence GTGGCAAACATCAAGTCGCAGATCAAGCGCAACAAGACCAACGAGAAGGCGCGCGAGCGCAACAAGGCTGTCAAGAGCGAGCTGAAGACCTCGGTGCGTCGCACCCGTGAAGCCGTCGCCGCCGGTGACAAGGCTGCCGCCGAGAAGGCTCTGGCCCACGCGAGCAAGAAGCTCGACAAGGCCGTCAGCAAGGGTGTCATCCACAGCAACCAGGCTGCGAACCGCAAGTCGGCCATTGCGAAGCAGGTCGCCGCGCTCTGA
- a CDS encoding GH1 family beta-glucosidase, producing MSEVTLDQRALAARFPAPFRWSAATSSFQIEGARRGDGRGRSIWDAQVEVPDWVKDGATAEPGPDSYHRFGDDVALLRGLGVDRYRFSLSWVRIQPEGTGPAEPRGLDYYDRLVDALLDAGVTPFPTLYHWDHPQALEEAGGWLAREMADRFADYTQLVIDRLGDRVHHWYTLNEPVSMTLQGYGVGTLAPARQLVIEALPTVHHQLLAHGRAVQVLRAGGAAEIGIPNNHTLVRALRDDDGAAVATYDLLHNRIFADPILTGAYPDLEMYGLPPMPVHDGDLALISAPLDFYGINFYNPTTVTQASSPGPLPFEIVPTPGLPVTGFGPEWPIDPAALRELLIDFRDRYGAALPPIVIGENGASFPEPDEAVRVQDDDRIAYLAGHIAAVADAIEAGVDVREYTVWSLLDNFEWAEGFTQRFGLVHVDQRTSDRTPKASYDWYRALIREAHA from the coding sequence ATGTCCGAGGTGACACTCGATCAGCGCGCCCTGGCGGCGCGTTTTCCCGCGCCCTTCCGGTGGTCAGCCGCGACCTCGTCGTTTCAGATAGAGGGCGCCCGTCGCGGCGACGGGCGCGGCCGCAGCATCTGGGACGCCCAGGTCGAGGTGCCCGACTGGGTCAAAGACGGCGCGACGGCCGAACCCGGCCCCGACAGTTATCACCGGTTCGGTGACGACGTCGCTCTGCTGCGCGGTCTCGGTGTGGATCGTTACCGGTTCTCGCTGTCGTGGGTGCGCATCCAGCCTGAAGGAACCGGCCCGGCCGAGCCGCGGGGGCTCGACTACTACGACCGACTCGTCGATGCACTGCTGGATGCCGGTGTCACGCCGTTTCCCACGCTCTACCACTGGGATCACCCGCAGGCGCTCGAAGAGGCCGGCGGCTGGCTCGCACGGGAGATGGCCGACCGCTTCGCCGACTACACGCAACTGGTCATCGACCGGCTCGGCGATCGTGTGCACCACTGGTACACGCTCAACGAGCCCGTATCGATGACGCTGCAGGGCTACGGGGTGGGCACTCTCGCACCGGCCAGACAGCTGGTGATCGAGGCGCTGCCCACCGTGCACCACCAGCTGCTCGCGCACGGCCGAGCCGTGCAGGTGCTGCGCGCGGGCGGGGCCGCCGAGATCGGCATCCCGAACAATCACACGCTCGTGCGCGCGCTGCGCGACGATGACGGCGCGGCCGTGGCCACTTACGACCTGCTGCACAACCGCATCTTCGCCGATCCGATCCTGACGGGGGCCTACCCCGATCTGGAGATGTACGGTCTGCCGCCGATGCCGGTGCACGACGGCGATCTTGCACTCATTTCGGCGCCGCTCGACTTCTATGGGATCAATTTCTACAACCCGACCACGGTGACGCAGGCGAGCAGCCCCGGCCCACTGCCCTTCGAGATCGTGCCCACGCCGGGGTTGCCGGTGACCGGGTTCGGGCCGGAGTGGCCGATCGACCCGGCAGCTCTGCGGGAGCTGCTGATCGACTTTCGCGACCGCTACGGCGCGGCATTGCCGCCGATCGTGATCGGCGAGAACGGCGCATCGTTCCCCGAACCCGATGAGGCGGTCCGTGTGCAGGACGACGACCGGATCGCGTACCTGGCCGGACACATCGCCGCTGTCGCCGACGCCATCGAGGCCGGCGTCGATGTGCGCGAGTACACCGTCTGGTCGCTGCTGGACAACTTCGAGTGGGCCGAGGGGTTCACCCAGCGCTTCGGGCTCGTGCATGTCGACCAGCGCACGTCGGACCGCACCCCCAAAGCGTCGTACGACTGGTATCGCGCGCTGATCCGAGAGGCACACGCATGA
- a CDS encoding ComEC/Rec2 family competence protein, with protein sequence MGVTSELDAAMKASSLSHLTAVSGANCAIVVGLAFGAAALCRARRSVRVAAGVGALAGFVLLVTPEPSVVRAAAMAGIAMLGVLLGRVGAGVSLLALAVVAVLVADPWLAVSMGFALSAAATGALLVLAAPLARGMARMLPEAIALGLAVPLAAQLVCGPLLILINPTVPLYGVAANLLAAPAAPIATVLGLAACVAAPIPVLASGLVALTWLPAAWISGTALVSVQLPSAALPWPEGWVGALALAVVGAAVVVLLLPRIEHRSWQAARVSAAVLLAVLVGVQTGTAALRTAVGTLTIPGDWAIALCDVGQGDAILIKSSAAVALIDTGPDPVPLRACLDRFGIHRLDLLVLTHYDQDHIGGLAAVDDRADVVLHGPPGSAADERTLARLNAAGARVIAATAGMTGTLGAATWTVLWPRADDRAFPSGNEASVVLDVRGGGVPASLFLGDMDAAAQRALRASGVLRPPYAVVKVAHHGSADQDAELYRTLGGAVALISVGAGNDYGHPRAETLALLQADGYTIARTDQSGVVAVTGDSDRLEVWRERSPPVGSDRPSAVGGAL encoded by the coding sequence GTGGGGGTGACGAGCGAGTTGGATGCCGCGATGAAGGCGAGTTCGCTGTCGCATCTGACGGCGGTGTCGGGGGCGAACTGCGCGATAGTGGTGGGTCTCGCATTCGGTGCGGCAGCCCTGTGCCGGGCGCGGAGGAGTGTGCGGGTGGCCGCCGGCGTGGGGGCGCTGGCGGGCTTCGTGCTGCTGGTCACTCCCGAGCCGAGTGTCGTTCGGGCGGCGGCGATGGCCGGCATCGCGATGCTCGGCGTGCTGTTGGGCCGGGTCGGGGCCGGCGTGTCGCTGCTGGCGCTGGCGGTGGTGGCGGTGCTGGTGGCCGATCCGTGGCTGGCGGTGTCGATGGGGTTCGCGCTGTCGGCGGCGGCCACCGGGGCGCTGCTCGTGCTGGCTGCCCCGCTGGCGCGCGGCATGGCGCGGATGCTGCCCGAGGCCATCGCCCTGGGGCTGGCCGTGCCGCTGGCTGCGCAGCTGGTGTGCGGGCCGCTGCTCATCCTCATCAACCCCACAGTGCCGTTGTACGGTGTCGCCGCAAACCTGCTTGCGGCACCGGCTGCGCCGATCGCCACGGTGTTGGGCCTCGCCGCGTGCGTGGCCGCGCCGATTCCCGTGCTCGCGTCGGGACTTGTCGCCCTCACCTGGCTGCCCGCCGCGTGGATCAGCGGGACGGCGCTGGTCAGCGTGCAGCTGCCGTCGGCGGCACTGCCCTGGCCCGAAGGCTGGGTGGGTGCGCTGGCCCTGGCGGTCGTGGGCGCGGCGGTGGTCGTGCTGCTGTTGCCACGGATCGAGCATCGATCGTGGCAGGCCGCCCGGGTGTCGGCGGCGGTGCTGCTGGCGGTACTGGTCGGCGTGCAAACGGGCACGGCCGCGTTGCGCACGGCCGTGGGTACGCTCACGATCCCCGGTGATTGGGCGATAGCGCTGTGCGACGTCGGGCAGGGTGATGCGATCCTCATCAAGTCGTCCGCAGCTGTTGCTCTCATCGACACCGGGCCTGACCCGGTACCGCTGCGCGCGTGCCTGGACAGGTTCGGCATCCACCGCCTCGACCTGCTCGTGCTCACCCACTACGACCAGGACCATATCGGCGGGCTGGCCGCGGTCGACGATCGCGCCGACGTGGTGCTGCATGGTCCGCCCGGCAGCGCCGCCGACGAACGCACGCTCGCTCGGCTGAACGCCGCGGGCGCGCGAGTGATAGCCGCGACCGCCGGCATGACCGGGACCCTCGGCGCAGCGACCTGGACGGTGCTCTGGCCTCGCGCCGACGATCGGGCGTTCCCCAGCGGCAATGAGGCGAGCGTCGTGCTCGACGTGCGCGGCGGCGGGGTTCCGGCATCCCTGTTTCTCGGAGACATGGATGCCGCCGCCCAGCGGGCCCTGCGCGCTTCTGGTGTGCTGCGACCGCCGTACGCCGTCGTCAAAGTCGCCCATCACGGCAGCGCCGATCAGGATGCCGAGCTGTACCGCACCCTCGGGGGTGCGGTCGCGCTCATCTCGGTGGGCGCTGGCAACGACTACGGTCATCCGCGCGCCGAGACCCTGGCGCTTCTGCAGGCCGACGGCTACACCATCGCGCGCACCGACCAGTCTGGCGTGGTAGCCGTCACGGGCGATTCCGATCGCCTCGAGGTGTGGCGTGAGAGGTCTCCTCCGGTGGGGTCGGATCGCCCCTCCGCTGTCGGCGGCGCACTCTAG
- the lepA gene encoding translation elongation factor 4: MSPRATQPLEPSQTPPELIRNFCIIAHIDHGKSTLADRMLQITGVVSDRDMRAQYLDRMDIERERGITIKSQAVRMPWAGAGTTYALNMIDTPGHVDFTYEVSRSLAACEGAILLVDAAQGIEAQTLANLYLALENDLQIIPVLNKIDLPAADPDKFAAELANLIGGSPDDVLRVSGKTGQGVEELLDRIVERIPAPSGDADAPARAMIFDSVYDAYRGVVTYVRMVDGTLQPRQRVQMMSTRATHELLEIGVSSPEPVPSKGLGVGEVGYLITGVKDVRQSKVGDTVTDARKPAVAALAGYTDPKPMVFSGLYPIDASDYSELREALDKLKLSDAALVYEPETSVALGFGFRCGFLGLLHLEIVTERLAREFDLDLITTAPSVIYEVTTDTGDQVTVTNPSEYPDGRVATVSEPMVKAAILLPKDYVGAVMELCQNRRGSLLGMEYFSEERVELRYNMPLGEIVFDFFDQLKSRTQGYASLDYEPNGGQEADLVKVDILLQGERVDAFSSIVHRDKAYAYGTMMTERLRKLIPRQQFEVPIQAAIGARIIARENIRAIRKDVLAKCYGGDITRKRKLLEKQKEGKKRMKMVGRVEVPQEAFIAALSGDVEGKDKK; encoded by the coding sequence ATGTCCCCACGCGCCACACAGCCCCTCGAGCCGTCGCAGACGCCCCCGGAGCTCATCCGCAACTTCTGCATCATCGCCCACATCGATCACGGCAAGTCGACTCTTGCCGACCGCATGCTGCAGATCACCGGGGTGGTCTCCGACCGCGACATGCGCGCGCAGTACCTCGACCGCATGGATATCGAACGTGAGCGCGGCATCACGATCAAGAGCCAGGCCGTGCGCATGCCGTGGGCCGGCGCCGGCACGACCTACGCGCTGAACATGATCGACACCCCCGGTCACGTCGACTTCACCTACGAGGTGTCACGGTCGCTGGCCGCGTGCGAAGGCGCCATTCTGCTGGTGGATGCCGCGCAGGGCATCGAAGCGCAGACCCTTGCGAACCTCTACCTGGCACTGGAGAACGATCTGCAGATCATCCCGGTGCTGAACAAGATCGATCTGCCCGCCGCCGACCCCGACAAGTTCGCTGCCGAGCTCGCGAACCTCATCGGGGGCAGCCCTGACGATGTGCTGCGCGTGTCAGGCAAGACCGGCCAGGGCGTCGAAGAGCTGCTCGACCGCATCGTCGAGCGCATTCCCGCGCCCTCCGGTGATGCCGACGCACCGGCCCGTGCCATGATCTTCGACTCTGTGTACGACGCGTATCGCGGTGTGGTCACCTACGTGCGCATGGTCGACGGCACACTGCAACCGCGTCAACGCGTGCAGATGATGTCGACGCGTGCCACCCACGAACTGCTCGAGATCGGCGTGTCCAGCCCCGAACCGGTGCCCTCGAAGGGGCTTGGCGTCGGCGAGGTCGGCTACCTGATCACCGGCGTGAAAGACGTGCGCCAGTCGAAGGTGGGCGATACCGTCACCGACGCGCGCAAGCCGGCGGTGGCCGCTCTGGCCGGCTACACCGACCCCAAACCCATGGTGTTCTCGGGCCTGTACCCGATCGATGCGAGTGACTACTCCGAACTGCGCGAGGCCCTCGACAAGCTGAAGCTCTCGGATGCCGCACTCGTGTACGAGCCCGAGACCTCGGTCGCGCTCGGCTTCGGATTCCGCTGCGGGTTCCTGGGGCTGTTGCACCTGGAGATCGTCACCGAGCGGCTCGCCCGCGAGTTCGACCTCGACCTGATCACCACCGCGCCGAGCGTCATCTACGAGGTGACCACCGACACCGGCGACCAGGTCACGGTGACCAACCCCAGCGAGTACCCCGACGGCCGGGTGGCCACCGTGTCCGAGCCGATGGTGAAGGCCGCGATCCTGCTGCCCAAGGACTACGTGGGCGCGGTCATGGAGCTGTGCCAGAACCGACGGGGGAGCCTGCTGGGCATGGAGTACTTCTCCGAGGAGCGTGTCGAGCTGCGCTACAACATGCCGCTCGGCGAGATCGTGTTCGACTTCTTCGACCAGCTCAAGTCGCGCACGCAGGGATACGCCTCACTCGACTACGAGCCCAACGGCGGGCAAGAGGCCGACCTGGTGAAGGTCGACATTCTGCTGCAGGGCGAGCGGGTGGATGCCTTCAGCTCGATCGTGCATCGCGACAAGGCGTACGCCTACGGAACGATGATGACCGAGCGGCTGCGCAAGCTCATTCCGCGCCAGCAGTTCGAGGTGCCCATCCAGGCCGCCATCGGCGCCCGGATCATCGCCCGTGAGAACATCCGCGCCATCCGCAAAGACGTTCTGGCCAAGTGCTACGGCGGCGACATCACCCGCAAGCGCAAGCTGCTCGAGAAGCAGAAAGAGGGCAAGAAGCGCATGAAGATGGTCGGCCGTGTCGAGGTGCCTCAAGAGGCGTTCATCGCCGCGCTCTCGGGCGACGTCGAAGGCAAAGACAAGAAGTAG
- a CDS encoding ComEA family DNA-binding protein, whose product MSPAASDQRAPARHRLGLGAVVVVVLVALAVTVGIGIFRGQSAPTQAVTIDESPAATPGTGDMYVHVAGAVRQPGLYLLPDGSRLVDAVAAAGGFAKDAARDGVNLARPVSDGEQVVVPREGEEPEDAASGTAPDGTVNLNTADQAALETLPRIGPALAQRIIQWREQNGRFTSVDDLLAVSGIGEKLLAGIRDQVTI is encoded by the coding sequence GTGTCACCTGCCGCATCCGATCAGCGCGCACCGGCCCGTCACAGGCTTGGGCTGGGCGCGGTGGTCGTGGTCGTGCTGGTGGCGTTGGCGGTCACCGTCGGCATCGGCATCTTCCGTGGCCAGTCGGCACCCACCCAGGCGGTGACCATCGACGAGTCGCCGGCGGCCACACCCGGCACCGGCGACATGTACGTGCACGTGGCCGGGGCGGTACGCCAGCCCGGCCTGTATCTGCTGCCCGACGGATCGAGGCTCGTCGACGCGGTCGCCGCCGCCGGAGGGTTCGCGAAAGACGCCGCGCGTGACGGCGTGAACCTGGCGCGACCGGTCTCCGACGGCGAGCAGGTCGTCGTGCCTCGGGAGGGAGAAGAACCTGAGGATGCGGCATCCGGCACCGCCCCCGATGGAACCGTGAACCTGAACACCGCCGATCAGGCTGCGCTGGAAACGCTGCCGCGCATCGGCCCAGCCCTGGCGCAGCGGATCATCCAATGGCGCGAGCAGAACGGGCGTTTCACAAGCGTCGATGATCTGCTGGCGGTCTCGGGCATCGGCGAGAAGCTGCTGGCGGGCATTCGCGATCAGGTGACGATCTGA
- a CDS encoding MFS transporter → MTLLRTAKVGRLWFLLFTLAWLAIWTVQLTPVQLLLPDQLDTPGAANTWVSGVVYSGIVLGVGGLAGIVAGPLSGSLSDRTRSRWGRRRPWAMGASWLTAVCLVLTGLAQGPWVIGLAWTGVSIGVAVASAAFTALIADQLPESQRGAASASASSSQAVGIVVGVGAVVLLGLSVVAGYVALAGFIAMIGTLTAALLPDPRPDAAQQPVRERRGLPWESLRDRDFAWVVWGRFVTNVGNALPTTLFLFFLMYGLGQPKAQAEDSLLLIIVVYTVFVVIASVLAGWWSDRTGARRGLTVISALVQAAAAIVIIVAPSQTTTMIAAAVLGVGYGAFSTVGLAFATDLLPHPDDHARDLGLVNTSAALGQLVGPLIGALLVALVGGFWLLLVASLVLSAVGGVMSGFARDRRSAASRQQDPAPH, encoded by the coding sequence ATGACGCTCCTGCGCACCGCCAAGGTCGGACGGCTCTGGTTTCTGCTGTTCACGCTCGCCTGGCTCGCCATCTGGACGGTGCAGCTCACGCCGGTGCAGCTGCTGCTGCCCGACCAGCTCGACACCCCGGGCGCGGCCAACACGTGGGTGTCGGGGGTGGTGTACTCGGGAATCGTGCTCGGCGTCGGAGGACTGGCCGGAATCGTCGCCGGCCCGCTGTCAGGCTCCCTGTCCGACCGCACACGCTCCCGATGGGGGCGCCGTCGTCCCTGGGCGATGGGCGCGAGTTGGCTGACCGCCGTCTGCCTCGTGCTCACCGGGCTCGCACAGGGACCGTGGGTGATCGGGCTGGCGTGGACCGGTGTGTCGATCGGCGTGGCGGTGGCCTCTGCCGCGTTCACCGCCCTGATCGCCGACCAGTTGCCCGAGTCGCAACGCGGGGCCGCGTCGGCGTCGGCGAGCTCGTCTCAGGCCGTCGGCATCGTGGTGGGTGTCGGAGCCGTGGTGCTGCTGGGCCTGAGCGTGGTCGCCGGCTATGTGGCCCTTGCCGGCTTCATCGCGATGATCGGAACGCTCACCGCCGCCCTGCTGCCCGATCCGCGGCCGGATGCCGCGCAGCAGCCGGTGCGCGAGCGTCGCGGGCTGCCCTGGGAGTCGCTGCGCGACCGCGATTTCGCCTGGGTGGTCTGGGGGCGGTTCGTCACCAACGTCGGCAACGCCCTGCCGACCACGCTGTTCCTGTTCTTTCTCATGTACGGCCTCGGGCAGCCCAAGGCGCAGGCCGAAGACAGCCTGCTGCTGATCATCGTCGTGTACACGGTGTTCGTGGTGATCGCCTCGGTGCTGGCCGGCTGGTGGTCCGATCGCACCGGTGCACGGCGCGGGCTCACGGTGATCTCTGCCCTCGTGCAGGCCGCCGCCGCGATCGTCATCATCGTGGCTCCGTCGCAGACCACCACGATGATTGCGGCGGCCGTGCTCGGCGTCGGCTATGGGGCGTTCTCGACCGTCGGCCTCGCCTTCGCCACCGATCTGCTGCCGCATCCCGACGACCACGCCCGTGATCTGGGCTTGGTGAACACCTCGGCCGCCCTCGGCCAGCTGGTCGGCCCACTGATCGGCGCGCTGCTGGTGGCGCTCGTGGGCGGCTTCTGGCTGCTGCTGGTGGCGAGCCTTGTGCTGTCGGCCGTCGGCGGAGTCATGTCGGGGTTCGCGCGGGATCGGCGCTCTGCAGCGTCGCGGCAGCAAGATCCAGCACCGCATTGA
- the holA gene encoding DNA polymerase III subunit delta, producing MPARRPAARAKSAIPQLDWRSPQPAPMVLVSGPEEVCAERAIAAVRDYLRAEDASLEVSDLRADDYESGTLMGLTSPSLFGEPRLVRVTGGEKMSDAFLAEALSYLEHPQDGATVVLRHTGATVRGKKLLDAIRAATGTAVEVPCVAVKRDGDRYDFAAGEFQAARKKVAPAALRALTQAFADDLTELAAACQQLISDVPGDVTAEIVQRYYGGRVETTAFTVADTAIAGRYGDALLALRHALDSGADPVPLVAAVAMKLRTMARVAGRRGSSAALAAEIGMKDWQVDRARRDLSGWNEESLGRAIQATARADAEVKGGSRDAVFALERMITVIATRAPFGG from the coding sequence ATGCCCGCACGTCGTCCCGCCGCCCGCGCAAAGAGCGCGATCCCGCAGCTCGACTGGCGCAGCCCGCAGCCGGCACCGATGGTGCTGGTGTCGGGGCCCGAAGAGGTGTGCGCCGAGCGCGCCATCGCCGCCGTCCGAGACTACTTGCGCGCTGAAGACGCGAGTCTGGAGGTCTCCGACCTGCGGGCAGACGACTACGAGTCGGGCACGTTGATGGGTCTCACCTCGCCGTCGCTGTTCGGTGAGCCTCGCCTGGTGCGTGTGACCGGGGGCGAGAAGATGTCCGACGCCTTCCTCGCCGAGGCGCTGAGCTACCTCGAGCATCCGCAAGACGGCGCGACCGTCGTGCTGCGGCACACGGGCGCGACGGTGCGGGGCAAGAAGCTGCTCGATGCGATCCGGGCGGCCACCGGCACCGCCGTCGAGGTGCCGTGTGTGGCGGTCAAGCGCGATGGCGATCGGTATGACTTCGCGGCGGGGGAGTTCCAGGCCGCGCGCAAGAAGGTCGCCCCCGCAGCGTTGCGCGCCCTGACGCAGGCGTTCGCCGACGATCTCACCGAACTCGCTGCGGCGTGCCAGCAGCTCATCTCGGACGTTCCCGGGGATGTCACGGCCGAGATCGTGCAGCGCTATTACGGCGGCCGCGTCGAAACGACCGCATTCACCGTCGCCGACACCGCGATCGCCGGTCGCTATGGCGACGCGCTGCTCGCGCTGCGCCACGCGCTCGACTCCGGCGCCGACCCGGTGCCGCTGGTCGCGGCGGTTGCGATGAAGCTGCGCACGATGGCCCGGGTGGCCGGGCGGCGTGGCTCGTCCGCGGCGCTGGCCGCCGAGATCGGAATGAAGGACTGGCAGGTCGATCGGGCCCGCCGTGACCTGTCGGGGTGGAACGAAGAGAGTCTGGGCCGGGCGATCCAGGCGACGGCGCGGGCGGATGCCGAGGTCAAGGGCGGCTCACGCGACGCGGTGTTCGCCTTGGAACGCATGATCACCGTCATCGCCACGCGCGCTCCCTTTGGCGGCTGA
- a CDS encoding alpha/beta fold hydrolase, which produces MVLQAVFVHGIRTSSTMWRAQVGHLAERGIPSVAVDLPAHGTRILEAFVLDEAFATIDAAVRDAATRGPVLLVGHSMGGLLSIAYAGREDPPPVAGFIAASCTAFPRGAGLAAYRLATHALTALPDQGRWIADRVLEATLPLETRADFGAGGYAFFAQNTALKSLAALDLPAALRRISVPTWFVNGQYDQLRVNEQVFCRLVPHAELIVVPRTTHLVTAMRPRVFNAVLDLAAATLQSADPARTPT; this is translated from the coding sequence ATGGTGCTGCAGGCGGTCTTCGTACACGGTATTCGCACCTCGTCGACGATGTGGCGTGCACAGGTGGGGCATCTGGCCGAGCGCGGCATCCCCTCGGTCGCCGTGGATCTTCCGGCGCACGGCACCCGCATTCTCGAGGCCTTCGTGCTCGACGAGGCGTTCGCCACGATAGATGCGGCGGTGCGGGATGCCGCAACCCGCGGGCCCGTGCTGCTGGTGGGGCATTCCATGGGCGGACTTCTCTCGATCGCCTATGCCGGGCGCGAGGATCCGCCGCCGGTCGCCGGCTTCATCGCCGCCTCGTGCACGGCGTTTCCGCGCGGCGCCGGCCTTGCCGCGTACCGCCTGGCCACGCACGCATTGACCGCGCTGCCCGATCAGGGCCGCTGGATCGCCGACCGCGTGCTCGAGGCGACCCTGCCGCTGGAGACACGGGCCGACTTCGGCGCCGGCGGATACGCCTTCTTCGCACAGAACACGGCGCTAAAGAGCCTTGCCGCCCTCGACCTGCCCGCAGCGCTTCGGCGCATCAGTGTGCCGACGTGGTTCGTCAACGGCCAATACGATCAGCTGCGCGTGAACGAGCAGGTCTTCTGCCGGCTCGTGCCGCACGCCGAGCTCATCGTCGTGCCGCGCACGACGCATCTTGTCACCGCCATGCGCCCGCGCGTGTTCAATGCGGTGCTGGATCTTGCTGCCGCGACGCTGCAGAGCGCCGATCCCGCGCGAACCCCGACATGA